GTAAAACGTCCAAAAATGAAAGCAGCGAAAACTGATCCAAAACCAgtaataaaaaaattcaaatctGTGAGAAAAGAATGGAACAATAGGAAAACCAAAGAAAATCGGTaagaaacaaagaaaaccaaagaaaaaacaaaagaaagaaaaaatgaaacaACTGTGAACAAACGGACGAGCGACAAAAAAATTCAATGGACCACCCAAACGCAATGATACTACATGTGAGACCTATGATATATCCTCGCAACAAACAAGGAATAACTTACAAGCAATTACGAGACCTCTCCTCAATAGTGTTTAGAGTGTCCGTTAGCGCAGCGGTGCATAGGTGCTCACACGCGCGGGCTAGCCGAATAAAAAGCAGAGCGGTTGGTCGCTAGACCACCTATTACGCTTTTTTTGTATTACTATATATCTACTTTTAAAAGAGAAGTCCGTGGTTGTGATGGTTGGTTTGGTGTCGTTTTTTTCGTTCACCTCCGTCGTTCGTTCGATCACACCTCTATACTCGCGCACCTTTCATTTCTGCTTTCTGCTCGTTATATATCTCTACTTCCAAAAAGGAGAGTCTGCGGCGGTGATGGTACGTCGTTCGTTTGATTTTGTTTCGTTCATTTTGTTCAACTAAATGATGGATCTCAAACGATAGTTTCCAAAGATAGCCCGCcttcctttttgatctttcctaTTATTTTCTGCCAAAACAAGCTCCTAAAAATCATCCCACCCCACCCGTTCCTCCCCCTTTTGTACGGAGCCCCATGGACGATATGTTGGGAAAAAGAGAACACATGTGGTCGGTTCCGCCGCCGCCCCAGCCCTACTCTCCATCCCCTTCTCCTGATAGCAGTGGCAGCGGGGGAGAGCCATGTGAAGCAGCAATAGGACGACAATAGCGGCAAGAAGCAGGTGGTCGAATGATTCTATGACTCTACCCCACGGGTTTGTTCATTTCTCACTCGTTTTATTTCTCAATATTAAAATCAAGATGTCGAAATTAAGATACAGAGCGGTTGATCTAGAGCGATGTTGCTGGGGTGACGGATGTGTGTGGTGGCATGTTTGGAACCCAAGAGGGGTGCCGGCACAGTGATGGTGGAGGGCTGGAGCCTGACTGCGTCGTGAGTGGTGACCAAGAGATAGGAAGGTCGTTGCCTTGAGAACGCGGTCTGCGGCCTCCTCTAGCAGAGTCAGGTGGCGGTTGGGTCATGGATGCTGCCTCCTTCCTCTGACCACCAGCACCAGCTCCCCCTGCAAGGCCTCGCCTTCGCCATCAAGGAGATGTACTGCTACCCCGCTTCGCTCTCTCACTCCCTCAATCACATCAGCATCAATCTCGCTAACTGACTGCCTAAGGATGTGGTCGATTGCATCAGCCGGTTCGGCAGCGCGGCCGCGTTCGCTACCGCTGCCACGGGCGTGGGCACGACCGTGATGGACGAGATGACCTACAACATGAATAGAGAGAATGCGCACTACGCACTCCCTCTAACGCCTATGCTCCCGGTGGCTTCTCCTAGCGCCTCGGCCGTCACCGTCGCCGCTAGCCTCGCCGATTTCGCCCTCGACACCGACACTGGCGACAGCTTCAGTGTGCCTCCCGCCTACTGCGTCATCTTCTACCTCCGCCCTTCACATGGACCAGTCTCCACCGAGAGCGTCCTCCCCATGGCGCAGATGTTTGACACCGTCGGTAATTTCAGTCTAGCTGTGCTACTGCGAGTGTTCA
This genomic stretch from Hordeum vulgare subsp. vulgare chromosome 6H, MorexV3_pseudomolecules_assembly, whole genome shotgun sequence harbors:
- the LOC123404068 gene encoding amidase 1-like, with protein sequence MLPPSSDHQHQLPLQGLAFAIKEIRFGSAAAFATAATGVGTTVMDEMTYNMNRENAHYALPLTPMLPVASPSASAVTVAASLADFALDTDTGDSFSVPPAYCVIFYLRPSHGPVSTESVLPMAQMFDTVGWFARDMATLSLVTDVLLPPVPANTIDAELQQPSRVLISGDCFKILGSMEDCTYEILNASAAKVFGILRM